One genomic window of Polyangium aurulentum includes the following:
- a CDS encoding helix-turn-helix domain-containing protein, whose protein sequence is MPRRNTPEPFALQVGTRIRELRHERGMSLADLADASELSKGHLSSVEHGLAAITIGTISRLARGFDLPPMYLLTFASEDERAHTAELVRMLPKGEVRKLRRQVQDQVALRKR, encoded by the coding sequence ATGCCCCGACGAAACACGCCCGAGCCCTTCGCCCTTCAGGTCGGCACCCGTATCCGCGAGCTCCGCCACGAGCGCGGCATGTCCCTGGCCGATCTCGCCGACGCGAGCGAGCTGTCCAAGGGCCACCTCTCGAGCGTCGAGCACGGGCTCGCCGCGATCACCATCGGGACCATCTCGCGGCTCGCGCGCGGCTTCGATCTGCCGCCGATGTACCTCCTCACCTTCGCCAGCGAAGACGAGCGCGCCCATACCGCGGAGCTCGTGCGCATGCTCCCCAAAGGCGAGGTGCGCAAGCTCAGGCGCCAGGTCCAGGACCAGGTCGCCCTGCGAAAGCGCTGA
- a CDS encoding formylglycine-generating enzyme family protein, protein MNGHRWIVMGALLAWAPGCGASSESGGAAREPAPVPEKTAAQDPPPAKPEPEPAQTAAPTPSAEAKAEPPPAPKSPCPANMAFIKGGAYKMGFLKNEATVGDFCLDTTEVTAKDYAACVDAKKCNENFVNCAPESTYKKEGKEDHPMVCVDFQQAIDYCAAQGKRLPTDEEWEWAARGGPEGRLFPWGNDEPKDQLCWSGKGARKGTCSVKEHPGGASAQGLLGLAGNVFEWTTNRLDSRGKDRVGRGGSWRDGLPNMMRNDRPGKFEVTYRCGFLGIRCAAAPSAEGAK, encoded by the coding sequence ATGAATGGCCATCGATGGATCGTGATGGGCGCGCTGCTCGCGTGGGCGCCCGGGTGCGGCGCATCTTCGGAGAGCGGCGGCGCCGCGCGCGAGCCGGCCCCTGTGCCTGAAAAGACCGCCGCGCAGGATCCGCCGCCGGCAAAGCCCGAGCCCGAGCCCGCGCAGACCGCGGCCCCGACCCCGAGCGCGGAGGCGAAGGCCGAGCCTCCCCCGGCGCCGAAGAGCCCGTGCCCGGCGAACATGGCCTTCATCAAGGGCGGCGCGTACAAGATGGGCTTCTTGAAGAACGAGGCGACCGTCGGCGATTTCTGCCTCGACACGACGGAGGTGACGGCCAAGGATTACGCCGCCTGCGTCGACGCGAAGAAGTGCAACGAGAATTTCGTCAATTGCGCGCCGGAGTCGACGTACAAGAAAGAGGGGAAGGAAGACCATCCCATGGTCTGCGTCGATTTCCAGCAGGCCATCGATTACTGCGCCGCGCAGGGCAAGCGGCTCCCCACGGACGAGGAGTGGGAATGGGCGGCGCGCGGCGGGCCCGAGGGGCGCCTCTTCCCGTGGGGCAATGACGAGCCCAAGGATCAGCTCTGCTGGTCGGGCAAGGGCGCGCGCAAGGGCACTTGCTCGGTGAAGGAGCATCCCGGGGGCGCGAGCGCGCAGGGGCTGCTCGGGCTCGCCGGGAACGTGTTCGAGTGGACGACCAACCGGCTGGATTCGAGGGGCAAGGACCGCGTCGGCCGCGGCGGGAGCTGGCGCGACGGGCTGCCGAACATGATGCGCAATGACCGCCCGGGGAAATTCGAGGTCACCTACCGCTGCGGATTTCTGGGAATTCGCTGCGCGGCGGCGCCCTCGGCCGAGGGCGCGAAGTAG
- a CDS encoding MFS transporter: MTNTSMPIEERPARERVRDRVLLVVVLTVFLDLIGFGITIPLLPYYAESMHASVQVVGLILSSYSAAQFWATPVLGMLSDRYGRRRIILFSLAGNAASMLLFAAATHYKILYLLFASRIVAGATAGNLSACQAAIADVTVPEERAWAMGRLGAGIGLGMALGPFVASLLSGWGPSAPPLAAGALALLDMVLAAILMPETNPQSAPKPVPEAVSAYRGPQKEGRAKRPPLWEVIGGDRRVLVVLVLYFLTFMAMSSMNVALPVLAKRRFSWDVDQIGYIFGMFGAVGLVIQGFMIQRLAKVFGEIMLVVIASILIATGMVMVAMSGTSTLLVAGILTLAVGIAINNPSISSLASKYASPEHRGATLGFAQSAGTLARTIGPVWAGFLFDKVSAGAPFLGSAIAAALMLMVVTGLSRMKTEPAPEGAR, encoded by the coding sequence ATGACCAATACATCCATGCCCATCGAGGAACGCCCCGCGCGCGAGCGGGTGCGCGACCGCGTGCTCTTGGTCGTCGTCCTGACCGTATTCCTCGACCTCATCGGATTCGGGATCACGATCCCGCTCCTGCCCTACTACGCGGAGTCGATGCACGCGTCCGTGCAGGTGGTGGGGCTCATCCTGTCGAGCTATTCGGCCGCGCAGTTCTGGGCGACGCCGGTGCTCGGGATGCTCTCGGACAGGTACGGCAGGCGGCGGATCATCCTCTTCAGCCTCGCGGGCAATGCGGCGTCGATGCTCCTGTTCGCGGCGGCGACGCACTACAAGATTCTCTATCTGCTCTTCGCCTCGCGCATCGTGGCGGGCGCGACCGCGGGCAATCTTTCGGCGTGTCAGGCGGCCATCGCGGACGTGACCGTGCCCGAGGAGCGGGCGTGGGCGATGGGCCGGCTCGGCGCGGGCATCGGCCTCGGAATGGCGCTCGGGCCGTTCGTCGCGTCGCTCCTGAGTGGTTGGGGGCCCTCGGCGCCGCCGCTCGCCGCGGGCGCGCTGGCGCTGCTCGACATGGTCCTCGCGGCCATCTTGATGCCGGAGACGAACCCCCAGAGCGCGCCCAAGCCCGTGCCCGAGGCGGTGTCGGCCTATCGAGGACCGCAAAAGGAGGGGCGCGCGAAGAGGCCTCCGCTATGGGAGGTGATCGGCGGCGATCGGCGCGTGCTCGTCGTGCTGGTGCTCTACTTCCTCACGTTCATGGCCATGAGCAGCATGAACGTCGCGCTCCCCGTGCTGGCGAAGAGGCGTTTCTCCTGGGACGTCGACCAGATCGGCTACATCTTCGGGATGTTCGGGGCCGTGGGCCTCGTGATTCAGGGCTTCATGATCCAGCGGCTCGCCAAGGTGTTCGGCGAGATCATGCTGGTGGTCATCGCCTCGATTCTCATCGCCACGGGGATGGTCATGGTGGCGATGTCGGGGACCTCCACGCTCCTCGTGGCCGGGATCCTCACGCTGGCCGTGGGGATCGCGATCAACAACCCGTCGATCTCCAGCCTTGCCTCGAAATATGCGAGCCCCGAGCACCGGGGCGCGACGCTCGGCTTCGCGCAATCGGCGGGCACCCTGGCGCGGACGATCGGCCCGGTATGGGCGGGTTTTCTGTTCGACAAGGTCAGCGCCGGCGCGCCGTTCCTGGGCAGCGCGATCGCGGCGGCGCTCATGCTCATGGTCGTGACGGGTTTGTCACGAATGAAAACCGAGCCTGCGCCGGAAGGGGCGCGGTAG
- a CDS encoding SDR family oxidoreductase: MRKSVQDQSVVITGASSGIGRATALMFAEKGACVTLVARRDELLHELAAECERAGGRALVVTADVTDEEAVREVARQAVESFGKIDVWVNNAAVTAFGFFEQTPSDTFRQIIDTNLFGYVHGARAALPHFRKQGRGVLVNVGSVVSQVAEPYATAYAASKWAIRGFSQSLRQELFVQGEKSIHVCTVMPATIDTPIFQHAGNYSGREVVAMPPIYPADQVARTIVRMAVRPEREIFVGGMARMFWLMSMFFPGMAERQMAMTAHRKQLGKEEPAVNTNGNLFAPTGDRMKVSGGWKKRRTAELLRNSLVFVAAAAPLVAGAMLLGPKYGPAIARRLAA, from the coding sequence ATGCGCAAGAGTGTTCAGGATCAATCCGTCGTCATCACGGGCGCCTCGAGCGGCATCGGGCGGGCAACGGCGCTCATGTTCGCCGAGAAGGGCGCTTGCGTGACGCTCGTGGCGCGCAGGGACGAGCTATTGCACGAGCTCGCCGCCGAATGCGAGCGCGCGGGCGGCCGGGCCCTCGTGGTGACGGCGGACGTGACGGACGAGGAGGCGGTGCGCGAGGTCGCTCGCCAGGCCGTCGAGTCTTTTGGAAAGATCGACGTGTGGGTCAATAACGCCGCCGTCACGGCCTTCGGGTTCTTCGAGCAGACGCCGTCCGACACCTTCCGCCAGATCATCGACACCAATCTCTTCGGCTACGTCCACGGGGCGCGCGCGGCCCTGCCGCATTTCCGCAAGCAGGGCAGGGGCGTGCTCGTCAACGTCGGCTCGGTCGTCTCGCAGGTCGCGGAGCCGTATGCGACGGCCTATGCCGCGTCGAAATGGGCGATCCGTGGATTTTCGCAGAGCCTGCGGCAAGAGCTGTTCGTGCAGGGCGAGAAGAGCATCCACGTCTGCACGGTGATGCCTGCCACGATCGACACCCCGATCTTCCAGCACGCCGGCAACTATTCGGGCCGGGAGGTGGTGGCCATGCCGCCGATCTATCCGGCCGATCAGGTGGCGCGCACCATCGTGAGAATGGCCGTGAGGCCCGAGCGCGAGATCTTCGTGGGCGGCATGGCGCGGATGTTCTGGCTGATGTCGATGTTCTTCCCGGGGATGGCCGAGCGCCAGATGGCCATGACGGCGCACCGCAAGCAGCTCGGGAAGGAAGAGCCCGCAGTCAACACCAACGGCAACCTGTTCGCGCCGACAGGGGACAGGATGAAGGTCAGCGGCGGGTGGAAGAAGCGGCGGACGGCGGAGCTCTTGCGCAATTCGCTGGTCTTCGTCGCGGCGGCGGCGCCGCTCGTGGCGGGCGCGATGCTGCTCGGGCCGAAGTACGGGCCCGCCATCGCGCGGCGATTGGCGGCCTGA
- a CDS encoding FAD-dependent oxidoreductase, whose protein sequence is MEPSERSESVWKDEAGTLDAAPLDANTTADVCILGAGITGLTCAYMLQRSGASVIVLDKGPVGGGQTGQTTAHLASVMDDRFEWLERLFGREGARVAYESHAAAIDTIEGIVQREGIDCDFERLDGYLFLGPEQPRDLLERERDAAQRVGFAGLEQLERAPLSSFDTGPCLRFPRQGMFHPLRYLSGLLSAIRRDGGRVYTGTHVSQVEGGASPHVLTASGLRVDAKSVIVATNSPINDRFAIHTKQAPYRTFVVGLAVPAGAVPHGLYWDMEDPYHYVRLQRLRAQDGASTEVIIVGGEDHKTGECDDAEERYARLEAWTRARFPMAERVLYRWQGQVMEPIDGLGFIGADPEHQKGVYIATGDSGQGMTHGTLAGMILAELVTGNRHPWAEIYDPKRKTLWAAREFARENIKVARHYAEWLERSEVQSSDDVPQGCGAIVQRGLHKLAVYRDDEGTLHERSAVCTHLGCVVHWNSSERSWDCPCHGSRFSPQGDVLTGPAQKPLAPAPRAEEEDEDLRKVS, encoded by the coding sequence ATGGAGCCTTCGGAGAGATCGGAATCCGTCTGGAAGGATGAAGCGGGGACGCTCGATGCAGCTCCGCTCGATGCGAACACGACCGCGGACGTGTGCATCCTTGGGGCAGGCATAACGGGCCTCACCTGCGCCTACATGCTGCAGCGGAGCGGCGCCAGCGTGATCGTGCTCGACAAGGGGCCCGTTGGAGGCGGCCAGACGGGGCAGACCACGGCGCACCTCGCGAGCGTCATGGACGACCGCTTCGAGTGGCTCGAGCGGCTCTTCGGGCGCGAGGGCGCGCGCGTGGCGTACGAGAGCCACGCTGCGGCGATCGACACCATCGAGGGCATCGTCCAGCGCGAGGGAATCGACTGCGATTTCGAGCGTCTCGACGGGTATCTCTTCCTCGGACCGGAGCAGCCGCGCGACCTGCTCGAGCGCGAGCGCGACGCGGCCCAGCGCGTGGGGTTCGCGGGTCTCGAACAGCTCGAGCGCGCGCCCCTTTCGTCCTTCGACACCGGCCCTTGCCTGCGCTTTCCGCGGCAGGGGATGTTCCACCCGCTGCGCTATCTATCCGGGCTGCTCTCGGCCATCCGGCGCGACGGCGGGCGGGTGTACACGGGGACGCACGTCTCGCAGGTCGAGGGAGGCGCCTCTCCGCACGTGTTGACCGCGAGCGGGCTGCGGGTGGACGCAAAGTCGGTGATCGTGGCGACGAACTCGCCGATCAACGACCGATTCGCGATCCACACCAAGCAGGCGCCTTATCGCACGTTCGTGGTGGGCCTCGCGGTCCCGGCGGGCGCGGTGCCGCATGGGCTCTACTGGGACATGGAGGATCCCTACCATTACGTGCGTTTGCAGCGCCTGCGGGCGCAGGACGGCGCCTCGACGGAGGTGATCATCGTGGGCGGCGAGGACCACAAGACGGGCGAATGCGACGACGCCGAGGAGCGGTACGCGCGCCTCGAGGCCTGGACGCGCGCGCGCTTCCCGATGGCCGAGCGGGTACTTTACCGCTGGCAGGGCCAGGTGATGGAGCCCATCGACGGGCTCGGCTTCATCGGCGCCGATCCGGAGCACCAGAAGGGCGTTTACATCGCGACGGGCGACTCGGGGCAGGGAATGACGCACGGGACGCTCGCGGGGATGATCCTCGCCGAGCTCGTGACGGGCAATCGGCATCCCTGGGCGGAAATTTACGATCCGAAGCGCAAGACGCTATGGGCGGCGCGCGAGTTCGCGCGCGAGAACATCAAGGTGGCGCGCCATTACGCCGAGTGGCTGGAGCGGTCCGAGGTGCAGAGCTCGGATGACGTTCCGCAGGGCTGCGGTGCCATCGTTCAGCGCGGCTTGCACAAGCTCGCGGTTTATCGCGACGACGAGGGCACGTTGCACGAGCGCTCGGCGGTGTGCACGCACCTCGGGTGCGTCGTGCACTGGAACAGCTCGGAGCGGAGCTGGGATTGCCCCTGCCACGGCTCGCGCTTCTCGCCGCAGGGCGACGTGCTCACGGGCCCGGCCCAGAAGCCGCTCGCCCCCGCGCCGCGCGCGGAGGAAGAGGACGAGGACCTGCGCAAGGTCTCGTGA
- a CDS encoding aldo/keto reductase, with amino-acid sequence MPDPALAIVRLLDEDAEVRRQAVSAVDARDASGRYALREALLGDEDAEVRARAAQKLGEARDRRFVPALCEALRDAMPSVRDRAIRALARIGAEEILPHARRAVREEAVWWVRRAAVRAAASVGGVDALEISIEALADPFWRVRHAAVQSLVLLGDDEEVSAEVRTRVQAAAKEDGSGAVAAAATYLAQTWGDVRGESPPAQGADAPSFPWSTNGIGDEDPAVVTARLERTSAAELPVRALVGWLGDPHAPLRSLARRRLRERGDREAMILATRWLDEPRVPHAAGEVRALLDRLGGEDITLAEEILAAAPSPGPLRWAAAVAATRRHRGLLERVRSFAKHASPSMRRAAIAGLAREPESLPIVLAALSDPDEAVRDEVLARWEKQTRARRSQALDAWVHALCDFAPHARSARERRAVAEAAAIAGDEALLARASQDLDPSVRATALAARAARGTLRDEERRAAETHEDPWIRASVLDPDSAARACAGDPDPWVRRAAIALLASRRSTLPSELLRPAALVSARSPDPWVRARAADLLDPGAHAEDLRALLVMSRDHHPMARASAASALEACDALDARLHALLRGPARERDEDVRTSAFTWLLRRADDAAFAHLCDALRDPTEPAPVAAHLEALTLVFPDEAFDAAPDLAHRRPSPPQRPPTTAPRPRPLPARSPALRPLGRTGLSVSPLVLSGAHGVPSAALAEAREAGVNAFFWEPRYAELTRFLRSRRAGREDIVVIAGTYNAGAEAIRKDVERALARLRTDWIDVFLLFWVRSRERLSRADHDALAQLAAEGKVRAFGFSTHDRAICREALVEASWPVVMTRHSAAHPGAEETVFPEARARGTGVLTFTATSYGRLLRPVPGDDPEAQTASAADCYRYSLSQPGVSACLCAPRSRKELLENLAVLGEPRITPEVASSLRAHGERVRAHHRRFDALVRRGPGGPKDTLRALLDEDTPYVREALPSEPEM; translated from the coding sequence ATGCCTGATCCCGCGCTCGCCATCGTGAGGCTGCTCGACGAGGACGCCGAGGTGCGGCGGCAGGCCGTCTCCGCCGTCGACGCGAGGGATGCATCGGGCCGCTACGCCTTGCGCGAGGCCCTGCTCGGCGACGAGGACGCCGAGGTGCGCGCGCGGGCTGCACAGAAGCTCGGCGAGGCGCGCGATCGTCGCTTCGTCCCGGCGCTGTGCGAGGCGCTCCGCGACGCGATGCCCTCGGTGCGCGATCGAGCGATCCGCGCGCTCGCCCGGATCGGCGCGGAGGAGATCCTTCCCCACGCGCGGCGCGCCGTGCGCGAGGAGGCCGTGTGGTGGGTGCGTCGCGCGGCCGTGCGCGCAGCGGCCTCGGTGGGCGGCGTCGACGCGCTCGAGATCTCGATCGAGGCGCTCGCCGATCCTTTCTGGCGCGTGCGCCACGCCGCCGTGCAGTCGCTCGTGCTGCTCGGTGACGACGAGGAAGTCTCGGCCGAGGTCCGTACGCGCGTGCAAGCGGCTGCAAAGGAGGACGGATCCGGGGCTGTTGCCGCAGCGGCGACCTACCTCGCGCAGACCTGGGGGGATGTGCGCGGGGAGAGCCCTCCAGCGCAGGGCGCGGACGCACCGTCATTTCCTTGGAGCACAAACGGTATCGGCGATGAGGATCCGGCCGTGGTGACCGCGCGGCTCGAACGCACGAGCGCCGCGGAGCTGCCGGTACGGGCGCTCGTGGGCTGGCTGGGAGATCCGCACGCGCCGCTGCGGAGCCTGGCGCGGCGGAGGTTGCGCGAGCGCGGGGATCGGGAGGCGATGATCCTCGCGACGCGCTGGCTCGACGAGCCTCGCGTGCCGCACGCTGCGGGCGAAGTGCGCGCGCTGCTCGATCGTCTCGGCGGGGAGGACATCACGCTCGCGGAGGAGATCCTCGCCGCGGCTCCCTCGCCAGGCCCGCTCCGATGGGCGGCGGCCGTTGCGGCGACGCGACGGCACCGAGGTCTGCTCGAGCGTGTCCGGAGCTTCGCCAAGCACGCCTCGCCGTCGATGCGACGTGCCGCGATCGCAGGGCTCGCCCGCGAGCCCGAGAGCCTTCCGATCGTGCTCGCGGCGCTCTCGGATCCGGACGAGGCCGTGCGCGACGAGGTCCTCGCGCGCTGGGAAAAACAAACGCGCGCCCGCCGTTCGCAAGCGCTCGACGCCTGGGTTCACGCGCTCTGCGACTTCGCGCCGCACGCAAGGAGCGCGCGCGAGCGCCGGGCGGTGGCAGAGGCCGCGGCGATCGCGGGGGACGAGGCGCTGCTCGCGCGGGCTTCGCAGGACCTCGATCCCTCGGTTCGCGCCACGGCCCTCGCGGCGCGCGCGGCGCGCGGGACGCTTCGCGACGAGGAGCGCCGTGCTGCAGAGACGCACGAGGATCCCTGGATCCGCGCGTCCGTTCTCGACCCGGATTCGGCCGCGCGCGCATGCGCAGGGGACCCGGATCCCTGGGTGCGCCGCGCGGCGATCGCCTTGCTCGCTTCGCGTCGTTCGACCCTCCCGTCCGAGCTCTTGCGCCCCGCCGCGCTCGTCTCTGCGCGCAGCCCCGATCCGTGGGTGCGCGCGCGCGCGGCGGACTTGCTCGACCCAGGCGCGCATGCCGAGGATCTGCGCGCCCTCCTCGTGATGTCGCGAGATCACCACCCGATGGCGCGCGCCTCCGCGGCCAGCGCGCTCGAGGCTTGCGATGCCCTCGACGCGCGCCTTCACGCGCTCCTGCGAGGCCCCGCGCGTGAGCGGGACGAGGACGTGCGCACCTCGGCCTTCACGTGGCTGCTTCGCCGCGCCGACGACGCCGCCTTCGCCCACCTCTGCGACGCGCTGCGCGACCCTACCGAGCCCGCGCCCGTCGCCGCACACCTCGAGGCCTTGACCCTGGTTTTTCCAGACGAGGCCTTCGATGCAGCCCCCGATCTCGCGCACCGCAGGCCCTCGCCGCCCCAGCGCCCACCCACCACAGCGCCCCGCCCGCGTCCCCTCCCCGCGCGCTCGCCGGCCCTGCGCCCGCTCGGCCGCACGGGTTTGTCCGTCTCTCCGCTCGTCCTCTCGGGCGCGCACGGCGTGCCCTCTGCGGCGCTCGCAGAGGCGCGCGAGGCCGGCGTGAACGCCTTCTTCTGGGAGCCTCGCTACGCCGAGCTGACGCGTTTTCTGCGCTCTCGCCGCGCCGGACGCGAGGACATCGTGGTGATCGCGGGGACGTACAACGCGGGCGCCGAGGCGATCCGAAAGGACGTCGAACGCGCGCTCGCGCGCCTGCGCACCGACTGGATCGACGTCTTTCTCCTGTTCTGGGTCCGCTCGCGCGAGCGGCTCTCGCGCGCGGATCACGACGCCCTCGCGCAGCTCGCCGCCGAAGGAAAGGTGCGCGCATTCGGCTTCTCCACGCACGACCGCGCGATCTGCCGCGAGGCGCTCGTCGAAGCGAGCTGGCCCGTGGTGATGACCCGCCACAGCGCCGCGCACCCGGGCGCCGAAGAGACGGTTTTCCCCGAGGCGCGCGCGCGCGGAACGGGCGTCTTGACCTTCACGGCCACCTCGTACGGCCGCCTGCTCCGCCCCGTGCCCGGCGACGATCCCGAGGCGCAAACCGCGAGCGCCGCCGATTGCTACCGCTACTCGCTGTCGCAGCCCGGCGTGAGCGCGTGCCTGTGCGCGCCGCGCAGCCGCAAAGAGCTGCTCGAAAACCTCGCTGTCCTTGGGGAGCCCCGCATCACGCCCGAGGTCGCCTCGTCCCTCCGCGCCCACGGCGAGCGCGTCCGCGCCCACCACCGCCGCTTCGACGCCCTCGTCCGCCGAGGCCCCGGCGGCCCGAAAGACACGCTGCGCGCCCTGCTCGACGAGGATACCCCATACGTCCGCGAGGCCCTTCCCAGCGAGCCCGAGATGTGA
- a CDS encoding reverse transcriptase family protein: MSLVSLLFELRPLLADPEANFERIVLLLERNQDLAEYEVARFYASRTWLGPLGRMMESIDPRERLRAVRLVPLLFARAPAAGHLRRLVKDADSRVVNAARAAVRKLGIADVAPPDSRFTAPRWPRATAVGGWNPTGWSFGLYRSGSEKSPPPATDLPALRSRADVARLVGVDEARLVALMRPGSGPGSGYVEFEIPKRSGGKRLISAPRAELKAVQRAILDKVLSKIPAHPAAHGFVEGRSTVSNAAPHVGTQRVVRVDIESFFPTVHYRRVKGLFEAYGYDEVVAATLAGLTTHRAKLPDGAVVWPGALPQGAPTSPAIANIVCRRLDGRLSALARKVGATYTRYADDLSFSFREPPARVGRFLWWVNAILQQEGFLENLPKRRVMRKGGKLRVTGLSVDEKVSIPREERRRFKAILANCRHHGVASQARGRPDFPRWLAGYAAYVRMVHPELGEKWQREVAELLAR, from the coding sequence ATGAGCCTCGTGAGCCTCCTCTTCGAGCTTCGCCCTCTGCTCGCGGATCCCGAGGCGAATTTCGAGCGCATCGTCCTCTTGCTCGAGCGCAATCAGGATCTGGCCGAGTACGAGGTCGCGCGCTTTTACGCGAGCCGCACCTGGCTCGGCCCCCTCGGGCGCATGATGGAGAGCATCGACCCGCGCGAGCGGCTGCGCGCCGTGCGCCTGGTCCCCCTGCTCTTCGCCCGCGCCCCGGCCGCAGGGCACCTGCGCCGCCTCGTCAAAGACGCCGATAGCCGCGTCGTCAACGCCGCGCGCGCCGCCGTGCGAAAGCTCGGCATCGCCGACGTCGCCCCGCCGGATTCACGCTTCACGGCGCCCCGCTGGCCGCGCGCCACGGCCGTGGGCGGCTGGAATCCCACCGGCTGGAGCTTCGGTCTTTATCGCAGCGGCAGCGAGAAATCTCCGCCCCCGGCAACGGATTTGCCGGCATTGCGCTCGCGCGCCGACGTGGCCAGGCTCGTGGGCGTGGACGAGGCGCGGCTCGTGGCGCTCATGCGGCCAGGCTCGGGGCCCGGGTCGGGCTATGTGGAGTTCGAGATCCCCAAGCGCTCGGGCGGCAAGCGCCTCATCTCGGCCCCGCGCGCGGAGCTCAAGGCCGTGCAGCGGGCCATCCTCGACAAGGTGCTCTCGAAGATTCCCGCGCACCCGGCGGCGCACGGCTTCGTCGAGGGCCGCTCGACCGTGAGCAACGCCGCGCCGCACGTGGGCACGCAGCGCGTCGTGCGCGTCGACATCGAGAGCTTCTTCCCCACCGTGCATTACCGGCGCGTGAAGGGCCTGTTCGAGGCGTACGGGTACGACGAGGTCGTGGCGGCCACGCTCGCCGGGCTCACCACGCACCGCGCGAAGCTGCCGGACGGCGCCGTGGTTTGGCCGGGCGCATTGCCGCAGGGAGCGCCCACCTCGCCGGCGATCGCCAACATCGTCTGTCGCCGCCTCGACGGGCGCCTGTCCGCGCTCGCTCGAAAGGTGGGCGCGACGTATACGCGCTACGCCGACGACCTGTCCTTCTCGTTCCGCGAGCCCCCTGCGCGCGTCGGGCGCTTCTTGTGGTGGGTGAACGCGATCCTGCAGCAGGAAGGCTTCCTGGAGAACCTGCCCAAGCGGCGGGTGATGCGCAAGGGCGGCAAGCTGCGGGTGACGGGGCTCTCGGTGGACGAGAAGGTCTCCATTCCGCGCGAGGAGCGGCGGCGCTTCAAGGCCATCCTGGCCAATTGCCGCCACCACGGCGTGGCCTCGCAGGCGCGCGGCAGGCCCGATTTTCCGCGCTGGCTCGCGGGCTACGCTGCGTACGTCCGCATGGTGCACCCCGAGCTCGGCGAGAAATGGCAGCGCGAGGTGGCCGAGCTGCTCGCGCGCTGA
- a CDS encoding helix-turn-helix domain-containing protein, which yields MPRRTIPDPFAMQVGARIRELRHERGMSLADLADASELSKGHLSSVEHGLAAITIQTIERLAYGFDVPPLYLLTFAGDDERAHVAELLRQLSNEQVRKLRRQLQLQLGIRKR from the coding sequence ATGCCTCGACGAACCATTCCCGATCCCTTCGCAATGCAGGTGGGCGCCCGTATCCGTGAGCTCCGGCACGAGCGGGGCATGTCCCTCGCCGATCTCGCCGACGCGAGCGAGCTGTCCAAGGGCCACCTCTCGAGCGTCGAGCACGGGCTCGCCGCGATCACCATCCAGACCATCGAGCGGCTCGCGTACGGATTCGACGTGCCCCCGCTCTACCTGCTCACCTTCGCGGGCGACGACGAGCGCGCCCACGTCGCTGAACTTTTGCGCCAGCTCTCGAACGAGCAGGTGCGCAAGCTGCGCCGGCAGCTCCAGCTCCAGCTCGGTATCCGCAAGCGCTGA